The following are encoded together in the Streptomyces sp. NBC_00358 genome:
- a CDS encoding SpoIIE family protein phosphatase yields the protein MDSAQEGSDAPASDGPGDPFDASTDAAAVVSGDGVVLSWTRGAEALLGYPAAETVGTSAARLLALPRDPLRVAGVAARCRAGMGWSGLIPVRHRDGRRIDVDLRVSASFHMGESECFLLSARNRRRQWTVGPDFIDGFLTRSPVGMAVLDLQLRYVWMNDTLEHLGGVPREQRLGRRLPELLPGFQSETIEGLMHKVLATGEPVIDYEYLGWSWADPHRRHAYSTSFFPLLGVDNSYTGVCYMVLDVTERWNARQLLSLVNEAGTTIGRTLDVMRTAQELADFAVPRFADFVIVDLLDSVLSTEGLGAWLSDAGPAPAKPMMRRAGMSSVREGCPEAVARIGDRADFLPPPHDVHLLTNGEPVLIQVLDPDDDLWIAEEPERAESIRRYGLHSLISVPMRARNTALGLTTFVRSINPVSFQPDDVLLAREVVARAALCVDNARRYTREHTAAVTLQRSLLPHALTGGTALEIASSYLPADPSGGVGGDWFDVIPLSGARVGLVVGDVVGHGITAAATMGRLRTAVQTLADMEMPPDELLAHLDDLVLRLSEERTHEQEADRSTTASFLGATCLYAVYDPVTRRCTMARAGHPPPVVVAPDGQVTFPELPAGPPLGLGGMAFESHEIELAENSLIGLYTDGLVEGGHYDMELGMARLGELLARSDPDLEALCADVVRQLVPVPQPDDIALLLARTHTLGEDHVVSWEVPVDPAAVSDLRARATSLVESWGLGELTMTTELIVSELVTNAIRYAEPPIRLRLLCDTRLTCEVSDSSSTAPRLRHARSTDEGGRGLFLVAQLSHRWGARHTAEGKVIWAEQEIP from the coding sequence ATGGATTCTGCGCAGGAAGGTTCCGACGCGCCCGCGTCCGATGGACCGGGCGATCCCTTCGACGCGTCCACGGACGCGGCGGCGGTGGTCTCCGGCGACGGCGTCGTGCTGAGCTGGACCAGGGGCGCCGAAGCACTCCTCGGCTACCCGGCGGCCGAGACGGTCGGCACCTCGGCCGCGCGTCTGCTGGCGCTGCCCAGGGACCCGCTCCGGGTGGCCGGTGTCGCGGCGCGGTGCCGTGCCGGCATGGGCTGGAGCGGCCTCATCCCCGTACGCCACCGCGACGGCCGGCGCATCGACGTGGACCTGCGCGTCTCCGCGTCCTTCCACATGGGCGAGAGCGAGTGCTTCCTGCTCTCGGCACGGAACCGGAGACGGCAGTGGACGGTGGGCCCGGACTTCATCGACGGATTCCTGACCCGCTCGCCCGTCGGCATGGCGGTGCTGGACCTCCAACTGCGCTACGTCTGGATGAACGACACCCTGGAACACCTGGGCGGTGTGCCCCGCGAGCAGCGGCTCGGGCGCCGGCTCCCCGAACTGCTGCCGGGGTTCCAGTCGGAGACCATCGAGGGACTGATGCACAAGGTCCTGGCGACCGGCGAGCCCGTGATCGACTACGAGTACCTGGGATGGAGCTGGGCCGACCCGCATCGCCGGCACGCCTATTCCACCTCGTTCTTCCCGCTGCTCGGCGTCGACAACTCCTACACCGGCGTGTGCTACATGGTCCTGGACGTCACCGAGCGGTGGAACGCCCGGCAGCTCCTGTCGCTGGTGAACGAAGCCGGGACCACCATCGGCAGGACCCTCGACGTCATGCGGACGGCACAGGAGCTCGCGGACTTCGCCGTGCCCCGCTTCGCGGACTTCGTCATCGTCGACCTCCTGGATTCCGTCCTGAGCACCGAGGGGCTCGGAGCCTGGCTGTCGGACGCCGGACCGGCCCCCGCCAAGCCGATGATGCGGCGCGCCGGCATGAGCTCCGTACGGGAGGGCTGCCCGGAGGCCGTGGCCCGCATCGGGGACCGGGCGGACTTCCTCCCGCCGCCCCACGACGTGCACCTGCTCACCAACGGCGAGCCGGTCCTCATCCAGGTCCTCGACCCGGACGACGACCTGTGGATCGCCGAGGAACCCGAGCGAGCGGAGAGCATCCGCCGGTACGGGCTGCACTCCCTCATCTCCGTGCCGATGCGGGCACGCAACACCGCCCTCGGCCTCACCACGTTCGTACGGTCCATCAATCCGGTCTCGTTCCAGCCGGACGACGTCCTGCTGGCACGCGAGGTGGTGGCACGCGCGGCGCTGTGCGTCGACAACGCCCGCCGCTACACCCGCGAACACACGGCCGCGGTCACCCTTCAGCGCAGTCTGCTGCCGCACGCCCTGACGGGCGGGACAGCCCTGGAGATCGCCTCCTCCTATCTGCCCGCGGACCCGAGCGGCGGGGTCGGCGGTGACTGGTTCGACGTCATCCCGCTGTCCGGTGCCCGCGTCGGCCTGGTCGTCGGCGACGTGGTCGGCCACGGCATCACCGCGGCCGCGACCATGGGCCGGCTGCGCACCGCGGTGCAGACCCTCGCCGACATGGAGATGCCCCCCGACGAACTGCTCGCCCACCTGGACGACCTCGTGCTCCGGCTGAGCGAGGAGCGCACCCACGAGCAGGAGGCCGACCGGAGCACGACCGCGTCCTTCCTCGGCGCGACCTGCCTGTACGCCGTCTACGACCCCGTCACCAGACGCTGCACGATGGCCCGGGCCGGACACCCGCCGCCCGTCGTCGTCGCCCCCGACGGACAGGTCACCTTTCCCGAGCTCCCCGCCGGCCCCCCGCTCGGGCTCGGCGGGATGGCGTTCGAGAGCCATGAGATCGAACTCGCCGAGAACAGCCTGATCGGTCTCTACACTGACGGTCTGGTCGAGGGCGGGCACTACGACATGGAGCTCGGCATGGCCCGGCTCGGGGAACTGCTCGCCCGGTCGGACCCCGACCTCGAAGCGCTGTGTGCCGACGTCGTACGGCAGCTCGTGCCCGTGCCCCAGCCCGACGACATCGCCCTGCTCCTGGCGCGCACGCACACCCTGGGAGAGGACCACGTCGTCTCGTGGGAGGTGCCCGTGGACCCGGCCGCCGTCTCCGACCTGCGGGCCCGTGCCACGAGCCTCGTCGAATCCTGGGGTCTCGGGGAACTGACCATGACGACCGAACTCATCGTGAGCGAACTGGTCACCAACGCGATCCGCTACGCCGAACCGCCCATTCGACTACGGCTGCTCTGCGACACCCGGCTGACCTGCGAGGTCTCCGACTCCAGCAGCACCGCCCCACGACTCAGGCACGCCCGCAGCACGGACGAGGGCGGTCGCGGCCTGTTCCTCGTGGCCCAGCTGTCCCATCGCTGGGGGGCTCGCCACACGGCGGAGGGAAAGGTCATCTGGGCCGAACAGGAGATTCCCTGA
- a CDS encoding SulP family inorganic anion transporter, with translation MSKHPGTPGGGWRRAVPGVPGLAVLRGYRRDWLRGDLLAGVTVAAYLVPQVMAYASVAGLPPVVGLWAILPAIVLYALLGSSRLLSVGPESTTALMTATVVGPLAGGDPARYAVLASALAVAVGLMCLVAWAARLGFVADLLSRPVLIGYLAGVALIMMVDQLTKLTGVPTDGSEFFPKLASFFGNLDQAHPTTVIFSAVTLVFLYLATRFRWSIPGPLLALALGTAVVAAFDLQDHGLDVIGEIPAGLPSPRLPDLGSLPQLLLPAVGVLLVGYTDFILTARAFTTDDGGTELDANQELLALGAVNLGAGALQGFPVSSSASRTALAQSTGAHSQAYGLTAGVSVLAVLLFLSPLLTNTPMAVLGALVVYAAIRMIDLAGFRRLASFRARELLLALGCLVGVLALDILYGVLVAVGLSVAELLSRVARPHDAVQGLVPGMAGMHDIDDFPEARVIPGLLVYRYDSPLFFANAEDFRRSALGAVAEQEIPVRWFVLNAEANVEVDITALDSLDELRQELNRRGIEFAMARVKQDLRDELDAYGLSASVGEDRIFPTLPTAVAAYHSWCGGEGGDPGFRESPVRPR, from the coding sequence GTGTCGAAGCACCCCGGCACCCCAGGCGGAGGGTGGCGCCGTGCTGTGCCGGGGGTCCCCGGCCTCGCGGTGCTCAGGGGATACCGGCGGGACTGGCTGCGCGGGGACCTGCTGGCCGGGGTCACCGTCGCGGCCTATCTGGTGCCCCAGGTCATGGCGTACGCCAGTGTCGCGGGACTGCCGCCCGTCGTGGGTCTGTGGGCCATCCTGCCCGCCATCGTGCTGTACGCCCTGCTGGGCTCGTCCCGGCTGCTGTCGGTGGGGCCCGAGTCGACGACGGCGCTGATGACCGCGACCGTCGTCGGGCCGCTCGCCGGCGGCGACCCCGCGCGCTACGCGGTGCTGGCCTCGGCGCTCGCGGTCGCGGTGGGCCTGATGTGTCTCGTGGCGTGGGCCGCCCGGCTGGGGTTCGTGGCCGATCTGCTCTCCCGGCCCGTGCTCATCGGGTATCTGGCGGGCGTGGCACTGATCATGATGGTGGATCAGCTCACCAAACTCACCGGTGTCCCGACGGACGGTTCGGAGTTCTTCCCGAAACTGGCGTCCTTCTTCGGCAACCTGGACCAGGCGCATCCCACCACGGTGATCTTCAGTGCCGTGACGTTGGTCTTCCTCTACCTGGCCACGCGTTTCCGCTGGAGCATCCCGGGGCCGCTGCTGGCGCTCGCCCTCGGCACCGCCGTGGTCGCGGCGTTCGACCTGCAGGACCACGGCCTCGATGTGATCGGGGAGATCCCGGCCGGGCTGCCCAGCCCGCGGCTGCCCGATCTGGGCAGCCTGCCCCAACTGCTGCTGCCCGCCGTCGGTGTCCTGCTGGTGGGCTACACCGACTTCATCCTGACCGCGCGCGCCTTCACGACCGACGACGGCGGTACGGAGCTGGACGCGAACCAGGAGTTGCTGGCCCTGGGCGCCGTGAACCTCGGCGCCGGCGCCCTTCAGGGGTTCCCGGTGAGCAGCAGCGCCAGCCGTACGGCACTCGCGCAGTCCACCGGCGCGCACAGCCAGGCGTACGGGCTCACGGCCGGGGTGTCCGTACTGGCGGTCCTGCTGTTCCTGAGTCCGCTGCTCACCAACACCCCCATGGCGGTCCTCGGGGCGCTGGTCGTGTACGCCGCGATCCGGATGATCGACCTGGCGGGCTTCCGGCGGCTGGCGTCCTTCCGGGCCCGGGAACTCCTGCTGGCCCTCGGCTGCCTCGTCGGAGTCCTCGCGCTCGACATCCTCTACGGGGTGCTGGTGGCCGTGGGTCTGTCGGTGGCCGAGTTGCTGAGCCGGGTGGCGCGCCCGCACGACGCGGTGCAGGGGCTGGTGCCGGGCATGGCGGGCATGCACGACATCGACGACTTCCCCGAGGCCCGGGTGATTCCCGGTCTGCTGGTCTACCGCTACGACTCCCCGCTGTTCTTCGCCAACGCGGAGGACTTCCGACGCAGTGCCCTGGGCGCGGTGGCCGAACAGGAGATCCCGGTGCGGTGGTTCGTCCTCAACGCGGAGGCCAACGTGGAGGTGGACATCACCGCGCTGGACTCGCTGGACGAGCTGCGCCAGGAACTCAACCGGCGGGGCATCGAGTTCGCGATGGCCCGGGTCAAGCAGGATCTGCGCGACGAGCTGGACGCGTACGGGCTGAGCGCGTCCGTCGGCGAGGACCGGATCTTCCCCACCCTGCCCACCGCGGTCGCCGCGTACCACTCCTGGTGCGGCGGCGAGGGTGGCGATCCCGGCTTCAGGGAATCTCCTGTTCGGCCCAGATGA
- a CDS encoding YhjD/YihY/BrkB family envelope integrity protein yields the protein MRVINRFQKIVGFDRSMALASSALTALIPLTILCGAVLSSFSDYDAAERIIQRYGLTGQGAEAVRSLLAPAEGTTASVGVFGGVFLIISVLSFSRAAQRLFEQTWQLAPLSVRNTRNGLWWILGLGGYAAATGWLHAVLGGSKLGVVASVCEIPVSVVFLVWSGWDLSAKRIPWRDLLPFGITAGILTALYSVGATVYLPRLFNSYAARYGAVGAVFAMISALFAAMFVIVASAALGREMRDEFTRIRGGDRPSDDEVRRQWDSVVDQARSRWRTTREQVSSHRRTKDAKKP from the coding sequence TTGCGGGTCATCAACCGGTTCCAGAAGATCGTGGGCTTCGACCGCTCGATGGCCCTGGCATCCAGTGCGCTCACCGCGCTGATCCCGCTCACGATCCTCTGCGGCGCCGTGCTGAGCAGCTTCTCCGACTACGACGCCGCCGAGCGCATCATCCAGCGCTACGGACTCACCGGCCAGGGCGCCGAGGCGGTCAGGTCCCTGCTCGCCCCCGCCGAGGGCACCACCGCGAGCGTGGGTGTCTTCGGCGGCGTGTTCCTGATCATCTCCGTGCTGAGCTTCTCGCGCGCGGCGCAGCGACTGTTCGAGCAGACCTGGCAACTGGCCCCGCTCAGCGTCCGCAACACGAGGAACGGCCTGTGGTGGATCCTCGGGCTCGGCGGCTACGCGGCGGCCACCGGCTGGCTCCACGCGGTCCTCGGCGGGAGCAAGCTGGGGGTGGTGGCCTCGGTGTGCGAGATCCCGGTGAGTGTCGTCTTCCTCGTCTGGAGCGGCTGGGACCTGTCGGCGAAGCGGATCCCCTGGCGCGACCTGCTGCCGTTCGGCATCACGGCGGGGATCCTGACCGCGCTCTACTCGGTGGGCGCGACCGTCTACCTTCCGCGGCTGTTCAACTCCTACGCCGCACGCTACGGAGCCGTGGGCGCCGTCTTCGCGATGATCTCGGCGCTCTTCGCCGCCATGTTCGTCATCGTCGCGTCCGCGGCCCTCGGGCGCGAGATGCGCGACGAGTTCACCCGGATCCGAGGAGGCGACCGACCCTCCGACGACGAGGTCCGCCGTCAGTGGGACAGCGTGGTCGATCAGGCCCGGTCGCGCTGGCGGACCACCCGCGAACAAGTCTCCTCCCACCGCCGCACCAAGGACGCGAAGAAGCCGTAG
- a CDS encoding SpoIIE family protein phosphatase, which produces MDASLGGHGRPGSELDEAVLGALFSESTVGLHVLDTQLRLVRFNTAARYVQAFALEEALGRHPREWAGDFYTGNYESTVLEVLDTGVPALDVEVRGHLRPDQPEIVLSVSCFRLEDAAGGVLGLATAVVDITERKRAAARLALLERASGRIGTTLDIFRTAQEFADEVVPALADTVVIEVLDSVLRGEVSAPGTVMEYGALRCTGRRSVAPGAEQYLPSIGEAIGLSSATPFSQCLSDLAPRRIEQLSPDADWLRREPVRGRRMIEGGAHSLLVLPLAARGSVIGVAHCYRDRTPHGFDEGELALAAELADRVALCLDNARLYTRERSAARILQLSLRPARVHGHAAVETAYSYCPLGAGGDWFDVIPLSGARVALVTGDTAGRGLRAAATMGEVRAAISALAVLDLAPDEVLERLHALVTRLRGERPDRLDPMADDDGPEDTTCLYLVYSPVTRRCAVASAGHPPPVVAVPDGTVEYAMVPAGPSLGRGLAKYGTAEFELAEGSILLLSNTAMLRAVSDDPQEQLARISDALLPADRPLQEICDEVLYQLTPEQVENDAVLLLARTRVLGPAQVASWTLPNHPASVADARARTESALADWGLEQHAFTTTLVVSELVTNAVRYSDGPIDVRLILDGSAIVCEVTDDSSTAPHLRHAEEVDEGGRGLYLTWQVSRRWGTRPEARGKTIWAEVALSEDDF; this is translated from the coding sequence ATGGATGCATCGCTGGGCGGACATGGCCGACCGGGGTCGGAGCTGGACGAGGCTGTGCTCGGGGCGCTCTTCTCCGAGTCGACCGTTGGCCTGCATGTCCTCGACACGCAGCTTCGCCTGGTGCGGTTCAACACGGCGGCCCGCTACGTCCAGGCGTTCGCCCTGGAGGAGGCACTGGGCCGGCACCCCAGGGAATGGGCCGGTGACTTCTACACGGGAAACTACGAGTCGACCGTGCTGGAGGTGCTGGACACCGGGGTGCCGGCGCTGGATGTCGAGGTGCGCGGCCATCTGAGGCCCGACCAGCCCGAGATCGTCCTGTCGGTCTCCTGCTTCCGGCTGGAGGACGCGGCCGGCGGCGTCCTCGGGCTGGCGACCGCGGTCGTGGACATCACCGAGCGCAAACGGGCGGCGGCGCGGCTCGCCCTGCTGGAGCGGGCGAGCGGGCGCATCGGTACGACGCTGGACATCTTCCGTACGGCGCAGGAGTTCGCCGACGAGGTGGTGCCCGCGCTCGCCGACACGGTGGTGATCGAGGTCCTGGACTCCGTCCTGCGGGGCGAGGTCTCCGCGCCGGGCACCGTCATGGAGTACGGGGCCCTGCGGTGCACGGGCCGTCGTTCCGTCGCTCCGGGCGCCGAGCAGTACCTTCCCTCCATCGGTGAGGCGATCGGCCTGTCGTCGGCGACCCCCTTCTCCCAGTGCCTGTCCGACCTCGCGCCCCGCAGGATCGAGCAGCTGAGCCCGGACGCGGACTGGCTGCGCAGGGAACCGGTACGGGGGCGCCGCATGATCGAAGGCGGGGCCCACTCGCTGCTCGTGCTGCCGCTGGCCGCCCGCGGTTCCGTGATCGGGGTGGCGCACTGCTACCGGGACCGCACGCCGCACGGCTTCGACGAGGGCGAACTCGCGCTCGCCGCCGAACTCGCCGATCGCGTGGCCCTGTGTCTGGACAACGCCCGGCTCTACACCAGGGAGCGATCCGCCGCCCGCATCCTCCAGCTCAGTCTCCGGCCGGCCCGGGTCCACGGCCATGCCGCGGTGGAGACCGCCTACAGCTACTGCCCGCTCGGCGCGGGCGGGGACTGGTTCGACGTGATCCCGCTGTCCGGAGCGAGGGTGGCCCTGGTGACGGGCGACACGGCGGGCCGGGGTCTGCGGGCCGCCGCCACGATGGGCGAGGTGAGGGCCGCGATCAGCGCGCTCGCCGTCCTCGACCTGGCTCCCGACGAGGTCCTGGAACGGCTGCACGCCCTGGTGACGCGCCTGCGCGGAGAACGGCCCGACCGGCTGGACCCCATGGCCGACGACGACGGCCCGGAGGACACCACCTGCCTCTACCTCGTCTACAGCCCCGTCACCCGCCGCTGCGCCGTCGCGAGTGCCGGGCATCCGCCTCCGGTGGTGGCCGTGCCCGACGGCACCGTCGAGTACGCCATGGTGCCCGCGGGACCGTCGCTCGGCCGTGGTCTGGCGAAGTACGGCACCGCCGAGTTCGAACTCGCCGAGGGCAGCATCCTCCTGCTGTCCAACACCGCCATGCTGCGTGCCGTCTCGGACGACCCCCAGGAGCAGTTGGCCCGCATCAGCGACGCGCTGCTGCCGGCCGACCGGCCGCTGCAGGAGATCTGCGACGAGGTGCTGTACCAGCTCACGCCGGAACAGGTGGAGAACGACGCCGTCCTGCTGCTGGCCCGTACCCGCGTCCTCGGACCGGCCCAGGTCGCGTCGTGGACGCTGCCCAACCACCCCGCGTCCGTGGCCGACGCGCGCGCCCGCACCGAGAGCGCGCTGGCGGACTGGGGCCTGGAGCAGCACGCCTTCACCACCACGCTGGTGGTCAGCGAACTCGTCACCAACGCGGTCCGGTACTCGGACGGTCCCATCGACGTGCGCCTCATCCTCGACGGGTCCGCGATCGTCTGCGAGGTGACCGACGACAGCAGTACCGCGCCCCACCTGCGGCACGCCGAGGAGGTCGACGAGGGCGGCCGGGGCCTGTACCTCACCTGGCAGGTCAGCCGGCGCTGGGGGACCCGGCCCGAGGCACGCGGCAAGACGATCTGGGCGGAGGTCGCCCTCTCCGAGGACGACTTCTGA
- a CDS encoding SpoIIE family protein phosphatase — protein MTADSPQSDRGGFEPGPIRPTGLLDVLSVGAMVLDVEGRIVFWTPQAEELIGYSAEEALGKYAARLIIHPEHLQSVTKLFADVLQTGRSWAGAFPIRHKDGSTRLMEFRNMRLLDDRGEVYALGIAADHTLLQRVETDLALCEQLINQSPIGLALMDPDLRYLMVNPALERIDGIPAEDHIGRHLRETLPFPDVDTVESALRQVLTTGTPLLDQYHVGRPPVDPEHEHAWSLSFYRLEDAGGRVLGAAASVVDVTERHRAAAEADRARRRLALIASASTRVGTTLEVEQTARELAEIAAPELADVVAVDVLDSVLSCRRKRRPDNGPEFFRALALKASHPTVALRAADPPGDLAAYDGDRMVTLCVHTGRPVLVRHVGEHDLPRIARDAEGTALLARAGVHSYLAVPLIAHGEVLGALDLKRTRNPLPFDDDDVVLATELAARAAVAIDNARWFQSVRNTAVTLQRSLLPEHPPHLTGLEVASRYQPAQATSEVGGDWYDVIPLAGDRTALVVGDVMGNGIDAAATMGRLRTATCAYADLDLDPGDVLQHLDKITCDLEHYIVTCIYAVYDPHSRKCRIANAGHMPPALARPDAAPRLLDLPSGAPLGVGGVPFETTEVELEPDDVLVLYTDGLVETRLHPIDDRLNVLLTFLDEPRRPLEEICDLLLYGLRNSDDHDDVALLVARAT, from the coding sequence ATGACAGCCGATTCCCCGCAGTCCGATCGTGGAGGCTTCGAGCCGGGGCCCATCCGGCCGACCGGTCTGCTGGACGTGCTGAGCGTCGGCGCGATGGTCCTCGACGTCGAGGGGCGCATCGTGTTCTGGACCCCGCAGGCCGAGGAGCTCATCGGCTACTCGGCGGAGGAGGCTCTCGGCAAGTACGCGGCGCGCCTGATCATCCACCCCGAGCACCTGCAGTCCGTCACCAAGCTGTTCGCCGACGTGCTCCAGACGGGGCGGAGTTGGGCCGGTGCCTTTCCGATCCGGCACAAGGACGGCAGCACCCGTCTGATGGAGTTCCGCAACATGCGGCTCCTGGACGACCGCGGGGAGGTCTACGCCCTCGGTATCGCCGCGGACCACACCCTGCTCCAGCGGGTGGAGACGGATCTGGCCCTGTGCGAGCAACTGATCAACCAGTCGCCGATAGGTCTGGCCCTGATGGACCCGGACCTGCGCTATCTCATGGTCAACCCGGCGCTGGAGCGCATCGACGGCATCCCGGCCGAGGACCACATCGGCCGTCATCTGCGCGAGACGCTGCCCTTTCCCGATGTGGACACCGTCGAGTCCGCGCTGCGCCAGGTGCTGACCACGGGCACACCCCTGCTCGACCAGTACCACGTGGGCCGTCCCCCGGTCGATCCCGAGCACGAGCATGCCTGGTCGCTGTCCTTCTACCGGCTGGAGGACGCGGGCGGGCGGGTGCTGGGCGCGGCCGCCTCGGTCGTCGACGTCACCGAGCGCCATCGCGCGGCCGCCGAGGCCGACCGGGCAAGGCGGCGCCTCGCGCTCATCGCCAGCGCCTCCACGCGGGTCGGCACCACGCTGGAGGTGGAGCAGACCGCTCGTGAACTGGCCGAGATCGCGGCCCCCGAACTGGCCGACGTGGTCGCCGTGGACGTCCTCGACTCCGTCCTGTCCTGCCGTCGCAAGCGCAGACCGGACAACGGGCCGGAGTTCTTCCGCGCGCTCGCGCTCAAGGCGTCCCATCCCACCGTGGCGCTGCGCGCGGCCGACCCGCCCGGTGACCTGGCGGCGTACGACGGTGACCGGATGGTGACCCTGTGCGTCCACACCGGCAGGCCGGTCCTGGTGCGGCACGTCGGGGAACACGATCTGCCCCGCATCGCCCGCGACGCCGAGGGGACGGCGCTGCTGGCACGGGCCGGTGTCCACTCGTATCTCGCGGTTCCGCTGATCGCGCACGGTGAGGTGCTCGGCGCGCTCGACCTCAAGCGCACCCGCAATCCGCTCCCTTTCGACGACGACGACGTCGTCCTGGCGACCGAGCTGGCCGCCCGTGCCGCCGTGGCCATCGACAACGCCCGGTGGTTCCAGAGCGTGCGCAACACGGCCGTCACCCTCCAGCGCAGCCTGCTGCCCGAGCATCCACCGCATCTCACCGGTCTGGAGGTGGCCTCCCGCTATCAGCCCGCGCAGGCCACCAGTGAGGTCGGCGGCGACTGGTACGACGTGATCCCGCTGGCCGGCGACCGCACCGCGCTGGTGGTCGGTGACGTCATGGGCAACGGCATCGACGCGGCCGCCACCATGGGCCGGCTGCGCACCGCCACCTGTGCCTACGCCGACCTCGACCTCGACCCCGGTGATGTGCTCCAGCACCTGGACAAGATCACGTGCGACCTGGAGCACTACATCGTCACCTGTATCTACGCCGTCTACGACCCCCACAGCAGGAAGTGCCGCATCGCCAACGCCGGACACATGCCGCCCGCGCTGGCCCGCCCCGACGCCGCCCCCAGACTGCTGGACCTGCCGTCGGGCGCCCCCCTCGGCGTCGGCGGCGTCCCCTTCGAGACCACCGAGGTCGAACTCGAACCCGACGACGTCCTGGTCCTCTACACGGACGGTCTGGTCGAGACCCGGCTGCATCCCATCGACGACCGTCTGAACGTGCTCCTCACCTTCCTCGACGAACCCCGTCGGCCGCTGGAGGAGATCTGCGACCTCCTGCTGTACGGCCTGCGCAACTCCGACGACCACGACGACGTCGCCCTGCTCGTCGCCCGCGCGACGTAG
- a CDS encoding glycoside hydrolase family 64 protein, with protein sequence MTPRHQRNLSRRKVLFALGGAAVAAPAIAAIAPYAMAGTTDAATKAAAGSLPLTIVNNSGSFGNQSVYVYIVGNQDGQQVRVTQDGTLAPIALSDNGADGFTDYALTLAGSGETQLSLPYMSGRIYVALGEKLKFKAVKDGNGNAALQYPAGWVTSDPSFKVLHDCAEFTHNAAGMFCNTTMVDMFSVPMSIRLSGDKVQTTGTVRDGGRAAAFAAVKQIEDFAPLVVDDLRVIAPGHGLDSGLFAKDYFAPYIDEVWSTYTGKDLTVTTNAGTFTGRVRADRFTFDGPASVSFAKPSTRDVLFCDGTLAAPNDGTTGPVAAVLGAGFNRSTLLSNPAQPTTSAADFYRTDLTNHYSKAIHAATEDGKAYGFAFDDVADFASYIQDTAPTAIRVTLTPF encoded by the coding sequence ATGACGCCTCGTCACCAGCGCAACCTGTCCCGCCGCAAGGTGCTGTTCGCTCTCGGCGGCGCGGCCGTGGCCGCGCCCGCCATCGCGGCGATCGCGCCGTACGCCATGGCGGGAACGACGGACGCCGCCACCAAGGCGGCCGCGGGCTCGCTCCCGCTGACGATCGTCAACAACAGCGGCTCGTTCGGCAACCAGTCGGTGTACGTGTACATCGTCGGCAACCAGGACGGCCAGCAGGTCCGGGTCACCCAGGACGGCACCCTGGCGCCGATCGCGCTCTCGGACAACGGCGCGGACGGGTTCACCGACTACGCGCTCACGCTGGCCGGGAGCGGAGAGACGCAGCTCAGCCTCCCGTACATGTCCGGACGCATCTATGTGGCGCTGGGCGAGAAGCTGAAGTTCAAGGCGGTCAAGGACGGAAACGGCAACGCGGCCCTCCAGTACCCGGCCGGCTGGGTCACCTCCGACCCCAGCTTCAAGGTGCTGCACGACTGCGCCGAGTTCACGCACAACGCCGCCGGCATGTTCTGCAACACGACCATGGTCGACATGTTCAGCGTGCCCATGAGCATCCGGCTGAGCGGTGACAAGGTGCAGACCACCGGAACGGTCCGTGACGGCGGACGGGCCGCCGCCTTCGCCGCGGTGAAGCAGATCGAGGACTTCGCGCCCCTGGTGGTGGACGACCTCCGCGTCATCGCCCCCGGGCACGGCCTCGACTCCGGTCTGTTCGCCAAGGACTACTTCGCCCCGTACATCGACGAGGTGTGGAGCACGTACACGGGCAAGGACCTGACCGTCACCACCAACGCGGGCACGTTCACCGGCCGGGTGCGCGCGGACCGGTTCACGTTCGACGGACCCGCCTCCGTCTCGTTCGCCAAGCCCTCCACCCGTGACGTCCTCTTCTGCGACGGAACGCTGGCCGCCCCCAACGACGGCACGACCGGCCCGGTGGCCGCGGTGCTCGGGGCCGGGTTCAACCGCTCCACGCTGCTCAGCAACCCGGCCCAACCGACCACCTCTGCGGCCGACTTCTACCGGACCGACCTCACCAACCACTACTCCAAGGCCATTCACGCGGCCACCGAGGACGGCAAGGCCTACGGCTTCGCCTTCGACGACGTCGCCGACTTCGCCTCCTACATCCAGGACACCGCGCCCACGGCGATCCGCGTGACCCTGACGCCGTTCTAG